Proteins from a genomic interval of Polyodon spathula isolate WHYD16114869_AA chromosome 1, ASM1765450v1, whole genome shotgun sequence:
- the LOC121323307 gene encoding exosome complex component RRP40-like has protein sequence MLCCVKEKIGEAVLPGDILSFEIQKSENKREKLICGPGLRRDGEEVFVCKSGILRHKEPNLYWVDLQQRRYVPAKGESVIGIVTAKSGDVFKVDVGGSEQASLSYLAFEGATKRNRPNVQVGDLVYSQFIIANKDMEPELVCIDSCGRANGMGVFGAGGLLFKVSLGLVRKLLSPQSEIVKDLEKIFPFEMVIGMNGRIWVKAKTTQQTLIVANILESCENMTTEQRRSIFGRVSENFL, from the exons ATGTTGTGTTGCGTTAAAGAGAAAATCGGAGAGGCTGTTCTTCCAGGGGATATCCTCTCGTTTGAAATACaaaagtcagaaaataaaagagaGAAGTTGATCTGTGGGCCTGGCTTGCGTCGGGACGGGGAAGAGGTGTTTGTCTGTAAAAGTGGCATTCTCCGCCACAAGGAACCTAACCTGTACTGGGTGGACTTGCAACAAAGACGG tatgTGCCAGCCAAGGGAGAAAGTGTGATTGGGATTGTGACGGCAAAATCTGGGGATGTATTCAAGGTTGACGTTGGGGGAAGCGAGCAAGCCTCGTTATCATATCTGGCATTTGAAGGTGCAACAAAAAGAAACAGGCCAAACGTCCAG GTGGGAGATCTTGTTTACTCTCAGTTTATAATTGCTAATAAAGACATGGAGCCTGAGCTGGTCTGCATTGATAGCTGTGGACGAGCAAATGGAATGGGAGTATTTGGAGCTGGCGGTCTTCTCTTCAAGGTTTCACTGGGACTCGTAAGAAA GCTCCTTTCACCACAGAGTGAGATAGTTAAGGACCTGGAGAAGATATTCCCGTTTGAGATGGTTATTGGCATGAACGGTCGAATCTGGGTGAAAGCCAAAACCACTCAGCAGACTTTAATAGTTGCCAACATTCTGGAGAGCTGCGAAAACATGACAACAGAACAAAGAAGAAGCATTTTTGGGCGCGTGTCAGAAaattttctgtaa
- the LOC121323293 gene encoding tripartite motif-containing protein 2-like, with amino-acid sequence MHAHHKDWKLSGIRRIYSNALMAEIGQFGTGPGKFIWPTAVTLTPEGDLAVKDSGNNRIQIFSREGFHKHGFSFRSKSVKCLGDIAATADGRLLVTDGSKAVKVFAKDGEFIHQLKPPKMDWKSSHGLALLPCGNLAVTDWTDGGKIHIISVDWRNNAILKMNVMEGFVRPVQIAVNKNEDLLVAEGQLFGQYEGRCVKIIENKKIKMKIGPELGNRHCFVNPSGVCVDRDGNILVADEGQNCVTMFNPNASLSAYVVNHELQGPFGICITNEGHLAVADCYHSCVKLYRYR; translated from the exons ATGCATGCCCATCATAAAGACTGGAAGCTTTCAGGTATAAGAAGGATATATAGCAACGCTCTGATGGCTGAAATTGGACAATTTGGTACAGGCCCTGGCAAGTTCATTTGGCCAACTGCTGTGACCCTAACACCAGAGGGAGACCTAGCAGTGAAAGACAGCGGAAACAACAGGATCCAAATCTTCAGCAGAGAGGGATTTCACAAGCATGGGTTCTCTTTCAGATCAAAGTCAGTGAAGTGCTTAGGTGACATTGCAGCTACTGCAGACGGCCGTTTGCTGGTGACAGATGGAAGCAAAGCTGTGAAGGTGTTTGCCAAAGACGGTGAATTCATTCACCAGTTAAAGCCCCCGAAGATGGACTGGAAAAGCTCACATGGCTTGGCATTACTGCCCTGTGGCAATCTTGCTGTGACTGACTGGACAGATGGAGGGAAGATCCATATTATCAGTGTGGACTGGAGAAACAATGCCATCCTGAAAATGAATGTGATGGAAGGGTTTGTCCGACCTGTGCAAATCGCTGTTAACAAG AATGAAGACCTATTAGTTGCTGAAGGGCAGCTCTTTGGACAATATGAAGGCAGGTGTGTAAAAATCATTGAAAATAAGAAGATCAAAATGAAGATTGGACCAGAACTTGGAAacagacattgttttgtaaatccATCTGGAGTTTGTGTTGATAGAGATGGAAATATATTAGTTGCTGACGAAGGACAGAATTGTGTAACGATGTTTAACCCTAACGCATCTCTGAGTGCATATGTGGTAAACCATGAACTGCAGGGTCCTTTTGGAATTTGCATCACAAACGAAGGACACCTGGCTGTGGCCGACTGCTATCACAGTTGTGTAAAACTGTACAGATACAGATAA
- the nipsnap3a gene encoding protein NipSnap homolog 3A — protein MLNMRGVIRKAYGLSEKICSMKSTKQFTSFISNGPQQQHGTFYEIRTYCIKPEKMNAFSKLTNENIHLRTAHSELIGYWTVEFGGINQFVHIWKYDSFAQRTAVRTALAHDKDWQNKYIAHMMPMLQTQDNEVTYLVPWCKIGKPVKDGVYELVTFQMKPGGPAVWGPAFQMAVSTHANAGYASLIGVFHSEFGQLNQVHVLWWYENPDQRAAGRHKAHEDARVVAAVRTSVSYLVSQKNKLLLPTPFSPLK, from the exons ATGTTAAATATGAGAGGCGTCATTCGGAAAGCTTACGGGCTTTCTGAAAAGATTTGCAGTATGAAAAGTACAAAGCAG tttacTTCCTTCATTTCTAATGGACCTCAGCAGCAGCATGGCACTTTTTATGAAATCCGTACCTATTGTATCAAACCTGAAAAGATGAATGCCTTCAGTAAGCTGACCAATGAGAACATTCATCTCCGCACAGCTCACTCTGAACTGATTGGGTACTGGACTGTGGAATTTGGTGGCATTAATCAATTTGTCCATATTTGGAAGTATG ATAGCTTTGCCCAGAGAACGGCTGTGCGGACAGCACTGGCCCATGATAAAGACTGGCAGAATAAGTATATCGCACACATGATGCCTATGCTTCAGACGCAGGACAACGAAGTGACGTATCTTGTGCCATGGTGTAAGATTGGAAAACCTGTAAAAGATG GTGTTTATGAGCTTGTGACCTTCCAGATGAAGCCAGGAGGTCCAGCAGTATGGGGTCCTGCTTTTCAAATGGCGGTCAGCACTCACGCTAATGCTGGATATGCCAGTCTCATCGGGGTCTTTCACAGTGAATTTGGACAGTTAAACCAAG TTCATGTTCTGTGGTGGTACGAGAATCCAGACCAGCGAGCAGCTGGAAGACACAAAGCACATGAAGATGCCAGGGTAGTGGCAGCAG TTCGAACGAGTGTTTCATATTTGGTTTCGCAAAAGAACAAGCTACTGCTTCCAACACCGTTTTCACCACTGAAATGA